A genomic window from Flavobacterium azooxidireducens includes:
- a CDS encoding YqgE/AlgH family protein → MISEKLKKGHLLIAEPSILGDLSFNRSVILLADHNDEGSVGFILNKPLEYTLMDLVPEIESSFTIYNGGPVEQDNLYFIHSIPDLIPDSIEISNGIYWGGDFEKTRDLINSGEINKDNIRFFLGYTGWDANQLETEMNSNSWILIENSYKQNILQKSSSNFWKEKIMELGGEYLIWSNAPENPMLN, encoded by the coding sequence ATGATTTCAGAAAAACTCAAAAAAGGTCATTTACTCATTGCAGAACCATCTATTTTAGGTGATTTATCATTTAATAGGTCTGTTATTTTATTGGCTGATCACAACGATGAAGGTTCGGTTGGATTTATTCTTAACAAACCGTTAGAATACACTTTAATGGATTTGGTTCCTGAAATTGAATCGTCTTTTACAATATACAACGGAGGTCCGGTTGAACAAGATAATTTATATTTTATTCATAGCATTCCTGATTTAATTCCAGATAGCATTGAAATTTCGAACGGAATTTATTGGGGCGGTGATTTTGAAAAAACCCGTGATTTGATTAATAGTGGAGAAATCAACAAAGATAATATTCGCTTTTTCTTAGGATACACCGGTTGGGATGCCAATCAATTGGAAACTGAAATGAATTCTAATTCATGGATTTTAATTGAAAACAGTTACAAACAAAACATTCTTCAAAAGTCATCTTCCAATTTTTGGAAAGAAAAAATCATGGAATTAGGTGGAGAATACCTAATTTGGTCAAACGCACCGGAAAATCCGATGTTGAATTAA
- a CDS encoding aminotransferase class IV, translating to MVNLNGNLVEQESVLSQNRAFLYGDAVFETLKVVNGKVLFMEDHYFRLMASMRIIRMQIPMNFTLENLEQLILELASKNSCSDSCRVRFTVFRNNGGFYLPTDRNVSFLITSSRLDNKAYTLKEESYEVELYKDFYITKQLLSTIKSTNRLINTVGSIFADENGYQNCLLLNEEKNVVEALNGNFFMIAGNRLITPPLSEGCLNGIMRKQVLALAKKVEGLEVSEEQISPFDLQKADELFITNMIQGIQPITKYRKKEFAINWSKILLEKVNQLAEIN from the coding sequence ATGGTTAATCTCAACGGAAATTTAGTAGAACAGGAGTCAGTATTAAGTCAGAACAGAGCTTTTCTCTACGGTGATGCTGTATTTGAAACACTTAAAGTAGTAAACGGAAAAGTTTTGTTTATGGAAGATCATTACTTTCGATTAATGGCTTCTATGCGAATTATTCGAATGCAAATTCCAATGAACTTTACGTTAGAAAATTTAGAACAACTGATTTTGGAATTGGCATCCAAAAATTCGTGTTCAGATTCTTGTCGTGTTCGTTTCACCGTTTTTAGAAATAACGGAGGGTTTTATTTACCAACTGATAGAAATGTATCTTTTTTAATCACATCATCAAGACTGGACAATAAAGCTTATACATTAAAGGAAGAATCGTATGAAGTTGAATTGTATAAAGATTTCTACATTACAAAACAATTACTTTCAACAATCAAATCTACCAATAGATTAATCAACACAGTAGGAAGTATTTTTGCTGATGAAAATGGTTATCAAAATTGTCTTTTACTCAATGAAGAAAAAAATGTAGTAGAAGCTTTGAATGGTAATTTTTTTATGATTGCCGGAAACCGATTGATTACTCCACCACTTTCTGAAGGATGCTTGAACGGAATCATGCGAAAACAAGTTTTAGCTTTAGCAAAAAAAGTAGAAGGATTAGAAGTTTCAGAAGAACAAATTTCTCCTTTTGATTTGCAAAAAGCAGACGAGCTTTTTATTACCAATATGATTCAAGGAATTCAACCCATCACAAAATACCGCAAAAAAGAATTTGCAATAAACTGGTCCAAAATTTTATTGGAAAAAGTAAATCAGTTAGCAGAAATCAATTAA
- a CDS encoding GIY-YIG nuclease family protein has product MEFIVYILYSEKFDKTYVGFTSSLIERFKSHNELATKGFTIKFRPWKVVYLEVYNSKTEAMNREKWFKTGNGRIFIKNLKSNNFF; this is encoded by the coding sequence ATGGAATTTATTGTTTACATATTATATTCTGAAAAATTTGATAAAACCTATGTTGGCTTTACTTCATCATTAATTGAAAGATTTAAAAGCCATAATGAATTAGCTACTAAAGGATTTACAATAAAATTTAGACCGTGGAAAGTAGTCTATTTGGAAGTCTACAATTCTAAAACTGAGGCTATGAATCGAGAAAAATGGTTCAAAACTGGAAACGGAAGAATTTTTATTAAAAATTTAAAATCCAACAACTTCTTTTAA
- a CDS encoding START-like domain-containing protein encodes MDTKVRYEIEFPLNSSPQLLYQYISTPSGLSEWFADNVNSRGEFFTFIWDDTMEKARLASKKTNERIKFKWLDDQDKDTDYFFELRIMEDEITKDVSLVVVDFALEDELSESKLLWENQISDLKHVIGSV; translated from the coding sequence ATGGATACAAAAGTACGATACGAAATAGAGTTTCCTTTAAACTCATCACCACAGTTGCTTTATCAATATATCTCAACCCCATCAGGTTTGTCTGAGTGGTTTGCTGATAATGTGAATTCTAGAGGTGAATTTTTTACTTTCATTTGGGATGATACGATGGAAAAAGCTCGATTAGCTTCCAAAAAAACAAATGAAAGAATAAAATTTAAATGGTTGGATGATCAAGATAAAGACACCGATTATTTTTTTGAATTGAGAATAATGGAAGATGAAATCACAAAAGACGTTTCTTTAGTGGTGGTTGATTTTGCCCTTGAAGATGAATTAAGCGAATCTAAATTATTATGGGAAAATCAAATATCTGATTTAAAGCACGTTATTGGTTCGGTGTAA